The Pelecanus crispus isolate bPelCri1 chromosome 30, bPelCri1.pri, whole genome shotgun sequence genome contains a region encoding:
- the SLC8A2 gene encoding LOW QUALITY PROTEIN: sodium/calcium exchanger 2 (The sequence of the model RefSeq protein was modified relative to this genomic sequence to represent the inferred CDS: inserted 1 base in 1 codon; deleted 1 base in 1 codon): MAARRAALVAALLLAEPCAPRAGGRGQRTCQGSNRCQPGVLLPVWQPDNPSFGDKAARAIVYFVAMMYMFLGVSIIADRFMASIEVITSKEKEITITKANGETSIGTVRIWNETVSNLTLMALGSSAPEILLSVIEVCGHNFQAGELGPGTIVGSAAFNMFVVIAVCVYVXPSGESRKIKHLRVFFVTASWSIFAYIWLYLILAVISPGVVQVWEALLTLIFFPVCVVFAWAADKRLLFYKYVYKRYRADPRSGIIIGTEGELPKGIEMDGGFPVPERREAEGSGVTASPALPAPTPEEKELDESRREVIQILKDLKQKHPEKELEQLVEMANYYALLHQQKSRAFYRIQATRMMTGAGNILKKHVAE, translated from the exons ATggcagcgcggcgggcggcgctggTGGCCGCGCTGCTGCTGGCCGAGCCCTGCGCCCCCCGAGCCGGCGGCCGAGGCCAACGGACGTGCCAGGGCTCCAACCGCTGCCAGCCCGGCGTCCTGCTGCCCGTCTGGCAGCCCGACAACCCCTCCTTCGGCGACAAGGCGGCCCGCGCCATCGTCTACTTCGTGGCCATGATGTACATGTTCCTGGGCGTCTCCATCATCGCCGACCGCTTCATGGCCTCCATCGAGGTCATCACCTCCAAGGAGAAGGAGATCACCATCACCAAGGCCAACGGGGAGACCAGCATCGGCACCGTCCGCATCTGGAACGAGACGGTCTCCAACCTCACCCTGATGGCGCTGGGCTCCTCGGCCCCCGAGATCCTCCTCTCCGTCATCGAGGTCTGCGGCCACAACTTCCAAGCGGGCGAGCTGGGGCCCGGCACCATCGTGGGTAGCGCGGCCTTCAACATGTTCGTGGTCATCGCCGTCTGCGTCTACG ATCCCAGCGGCGAGAGCCGCAAGATCAAGCACCTGAGGGTCTTCTTCGTCACGGCCTCCTGGAGCATCTTCGCCTACATCTGGCTCTACCTGATCCTGGCCGTCATCTCCCCCGGGGTGGTGCAGGTCTGGGAAGCCCTCCTCACCCTCATCTTCTTCCCCGTCTGCGTGGTCTTCGCCTGGGCCGCCGACAAGCGGCTCCTCTTCTACAAGTACGTCTACAAGCGCTACCGCGCCGAC CCCCGCAGCGGCATCATCATCGGCACGGAGGGCGAGCTCCCCAAGGGCATCGAGATGGACGGCGGCTTCCCGGTCCCCGAACGCCGCGAGGCCGAAGGCAGCGGCGTCACCGCGTcacccgccctgcccgcccccacgccggaggagaaggagctggacgaGAGCCGCCGGGAAGTCATCCAGATCTTGAAGGACCTCAAGCAGAAGCACCCCgagaaggagctggagcagctggtggagatgGCCAACTACTACGCCCTGCTCCACCAGCAGAAGAGCCGGGCTTTCTACCGCATCCAGGCCACCCGCATGATGACCGGCGCCGGCAACATCCTCAAGAAGCACGTGGCCGAG